A DNA window from Thiopseudomonas alkaliphila contains the following coding sequences:
- the argJ gene encoding bifunctional glutamate N-acetyltransferase/amino-acid acetyltransferase ArgJ: protein MAVGLKPLGTLYPVPGFELGVASAGIKKVGRRDLVVMRCAPGSTVAGVFTQNAFCAAPVLLAKQRMQQPVQYLVTNTGNANAATGELGLAAANAVCQALASQVGCSLEQVLPFSTGVIGEPLPVDKIEQALPAAIADLTEDNWALAAEGILTTDTLPKGASLQVEHEGVTLTVTGISKGAGMIRPNMATMLGYIATDAKIAQTILQNMLLDATNQSFNRITIDGDTSTNDSCILVATGQAAMPTLEKAEGALYHKLREAIFSVAKQLAQAIVRDGEGATKFVTVQVNGGATAQESLDVAYAVAHSPLIKTALFASDPNWGRIVAAIGYAGLANLDTSLVQVYLGEVQIVQDGGRAASYLEEQGAAVMQQAEIDIRIELGRGSCDETIWTTDLSHEYVRINAEYRS, encoded by the coding sequence ACACTGTATCCGGTGCCAGGATTTGAGTTAGGCGTTGCAAGTGCCGGTATTAAAAAAGTAGGACGTCGTGACCTTGTGGTAATGCGTTGCGCGCCAGGTTCAACGGTAGCTGGGGTGTTTACCCAAAATGCTTTTTGCGCCGCTCCAGTACTGCTGGCAAAACAACGTATGCAGCAGCCGGTGCAGTATCTAGTGACTAATACTGGAAATGCTAACGCGGCTACTGGTGAGCTAGGGTTAGCTGCCGCTAATGCTGTCTGTCAGGCATTAGCTAGTCAAGTAGGCTGTAGTCTAGAGCAGGTGTTGCCATTTTCTACTGGGGTAATTGGTGAGCCATTACCAGTCGACAAGATAGAGCAGGCTTTGCCCGCGGCGATTGCTGATTTAACAGAAGATAATTGGGCGCTGGCTGCTGAAGGAATTCTTACCACCGATACGTTGCCTAAAGGGGCGAGTCTGCAAGTTGAGCATGAAGGTGTCACCCTAACGGTAACCGGCATCAGTAAAGGTGCTGGCATGATTCGGCCAAACATGGCGACTATGCTGGGTTATATTGCGACTGATGCAAAGATTGCACAGACAATTTTGCAAAATATGTTGCTGGATGCTACTAATCAATCGTTTAACCGCATCACCATTGATGGTGATACCTCAACCAATGACTCCTGTATTTTGGTGGCCACAGGGCAAGCAGCGATGCCTACTCTGGAAAAGGCGGAAGGCGCGCTTTATCATAAATTGCGTGAGGCTATTTTTAGCGTAGCCAAGCAACTAGCGCAAGCTATTGTGCGTGATGGCGAGGGAGCTACCAAGTTTGTAACGGTACAAGTGAATGGCGGTGCTACAGCGCAAGAAAGCTTAGATGTAGCTTATGCAGTGGCACACTCGCCTTTGATCAAAACAGCGCTCTTTGCCTCAGACCCTAACTGGGGCCGGATTGTGGCAGCTATTGGCTATGCAGGCTTAGCTAATTTGGATACCAGTCTTGTGCAGGTGTATTTGGGCGAAGTACAGATCGTGCAAGACGGTGGACGAGCAGCTAGTTATCTAGAGGAGCAAGGAGCGGCGGTAATGCAGCAGGCAGAAATCGACATTCGTATTGAGCTGGGACGTGGGAGTTGTGATGAAACTATCTGGACCACTGACTTATCCCATGAGTATGTACGAATTAACGCTGAATATCGCTCCTAA